Within Trichoderma atroviride chromosome 2, complete sequence, the genomic segment TAGTGATTGCTTTGCGCTTTTTCGACATCAAAGTCTTTGTGGTGAGGGAGCACGCTGAGATACGGCATATAAGTTTCATAGGTGCTGAAGCCGTGATTCTCCAGGGTGGCACACTTGGAGCGGTTTTGTAAGAAATTTACAGACATGTACATAGCTCTCCAGAGGGGAAACACCATGACTTGCACAAGCTGAGCAAACCCTTTCATCGCTTCCTGTAGATCTAAGTGTCGATGTTTCGGATCAAAGGCAGtggcagaagagaagaaattcgatagattcttcttctgaagCGGGTCAAGAACAGCTAACCTGTGAATCCAATTTGGATAGACTGGATGAGCCCGCTCTCTTTCATGCTCGACAGCTTGATCGTGCTCCGCAACGAATCGTGAAAGAGCAATGCGCACAACATTCCAAAGGAGTAGATATCGGTGAGCTTTGCATAATAAACAGAGGATAAACAGTCGCGGTCTGCGACTGTCTCTGGAGCATTCCATGGTATCGAGAAGGGGAGTCTGATTTGCGCTTCTGATAAGTTGCTAGCGTGGAGAGTAGAATATCCAAAATCTGCGACTCTTGTGTTTATCTTGTTGTCTGCTTCGCatgcaaagatgaagacattTTCTGGCTTAATGTCCCCGTGGATGATGCCTGGAATATGATGAGACCACATAGCCTGATTATACAACGAAAAGAGATGTGACTTTTACCTTTACGGTGCATAAGagtaacagcagcagctacatCAACACACAAGTCCAGCCTCTCGAAGACTCAATCCTTTCCCCCTCGGCGACTTCAAAAACTCGTTCAAATGCCCATGCTCCGCCTTTTGCAGCACCAACACAGGCCACGGGGATCTTTGTCTGCGCGTCAATCTCGAAACACACGCCCACCAGCCGCACGATATTCGGATGGCCCCGAATCTTGGGGTGTCCCAGCACGATGGTTTCGAAATGACGGCTCTGAGGGCGACGATCTCGCCGGCTGGGTACTTGAAGTTCCGGTGGAGGCGCTTGAACACGTAGCTGAGCTTTTCGTTGAAGAAGGACTGGCTGATGGAGGCTTGGCCGTCATGGTCGGAGGTTGCTTCGTCCCATGGTATGGGGAGGAAGTCGACTTGTTTGTCTTGCGCTGTGGCGAGGAGGGATAAGAGGTTTGTAGGGTGAGTTGAGGGTTGTTTTATTGGCGGCGTGCTCTATTGATGTcggttgttgctgctgtggcggaTGATTCGACGGCTCCGGTGTGTGTGATGTATGCGACTAGACTGGTTGATTCGTCTACATTGACGGAGATTCCAGATGTTTCGCCGAGATTAACTGAGATGTTAGGTGTTTTGACCTAGGTCGACTGAGATGCCAGCATTTTGGGACTCTGCTCCCTGTGTGGCTGATGATGCCGTCCACGAGTAATAGCCATACATTATGACTATAGCTAGCTTGAGTGTATCTGACCTGTTGAAGTTGCCTGTACTGTTTTCACGAATAAGCCTTGGGGAGGGTTAAAATCGCTGTGAAAGGCCAAAAACGATTTAAGAATTAGCTTGCATGCAGTAAGAatgcatgtgcatgtatgAGCCCATGcacatcaacaacaaaagCAGCACATGAGGTAGTGCACGAACCAGTACTGCCAAACCCGATGCGAGCCTCATGCAGCAAGACGAAATAGGATACAAACTTGCATTagctcttcgtctttgcACAGTACTTGTAATGTATGAGTACATCGATGCGGCTCTGCATCAGCCGGCTTCGGAGAAATTGATGTGACTCTTTCTGAGATTGAAGTGTTGTATATGTCTTGTCATATATCCAATATGTTACAACTTGACTCCCAACGCCGTAACATCAAAAAACCTTTGTCCTTCATATCCAACGACAAGTCCACATCACTCTCTCTCCTTGTGAAAGCCCAAACACGCCATAACCGCAGACGCAAATCTCTCGCCTTTCTCCTTTGGCAGTTCCCTCTTCGCCAACCCCGTCAGCGTAGCAGTCACATCCTTTGCCTTGAGCAGCTTCGTCTCTGCCGAATCTCGCGAATCTGCCGGTCGAAGATCTAGGAGACGGTGCGCCAGAGACCTATTTCTAAGAGGACCACCCCCCAGGGTCTTCTTTGTGGCTGCAATGGGCGTGAAATCTGGTATTTCTGTAGTTGCGCCCAGGGGATATACGCTGCCGTTGTTATCTTGAAGAAACAGCAAGATGCCGTGGCTCCAGATGTTCTTGTGAATCAAGGCCGAGCAGTGGATGTTTAAAACTGTCAATGCTAATGAGTTGGCGATGCTATGTCGATCTGCAAGAGGCGGCTTGAACGCTCGTTTAGTCTTCTTATCGACTTTGGTGATTAGAGTATGTAAAGTCGCCAGCGTGTTTCCACAGTCATATTGCCAGCTCGTTCCATcaggaggaaaaggcagtTTGTACAGAAACGTCATCCGCTTCGCCTTTATATCGTCTTTATATCCCAGGCACTGCAGCGAGTAAATCACCGGCTGCTCTTCACTTGATTCCTCGCCAGTCTCGCGGAAAGACGAGTTTTGAAGTAGCCAGGCAAGTGTCTTGActagcttcttcagcctggttatctcatctccatccaagtCGTCGGAGCGAAGCTGGTCTTCGTTCGTGATGCTCGACTATCACTTGTGTTGACGATCCCTGGTGACTCCAGCAACCCGTCGGCGAAATCTAAAGGCAACTCGATTTTTGCCAGCTTCCGTCGTTTAATCACCGACTCCAGACCAGTGCCTTTCAATGAAGAGTTCTCTACAAAGCTGTATATAGCTTCCTGAGAGAAATGCTGCCCCGAAGGCTATCCGTATCTGACCCATAGTCTTCCAAGACTGCAACAAGTTTCTTCTTATCAAAAATTGCCCAGTCATAGCTTTTGAGCTTAAGAGTCTTGAACTTTGTCCGGGCTCTCTCCAGGAATGACACCTTTGAGTCTGTTTCCCTTTCTGGTGGGTAGAAGAGTCTGTTAGATCTGGCCTTATCCAACgttggtacatgtactgcaCACAGACAACCGGCGTGTGTTGCTCTGTTTCCACACAAGAAATTATTTGCCTGAATGCTAGCCAGCCAGATGCAAGTGACGTATGAGGATCAGTTTTGCGCATACGCAATAGAGATGCGGAGTTGCAGAGATTATACCAGAGTACATCTGTATACTAAGGCGTCTGCAGTCAGTCTCATGCATGCAACCACACCATGGAGTTGCGTTGGCTTCTTATTCGTCACATCGAGAGCTATACGTATCAAGCGCTGATTTTCAGCTGTCTTCTGAAATCTGGCGCCAACTTTTTCTATCAAGTTTCTCTTATGCTCGGCCTTTTCCACATCTATCCAGTTATGCGCTCTTGACACTTACTATAAGCCCAAGGCACCATGTCAATAGTATTTACAGTCTGCTTGCTAATGAGATATTGAGGTTTCCCCTCAAAATTTGGAACAGAGTCGATTCAAATAAAACAACCTTTGCTTTATGGACGTTTCAAAAATGCAACATGGCTCTTTAGATGATGTACATCTTGTCTAGTTAAATCATCATTTCATCCACAAAAGATAACTCCTTGATACAAACATGAAAACCTCGTATAAACACCAAATCACCACCCTTTGCAGTCAATAAGTACGGTGTTTCACCTTGCCTGTCGCCAAGTCGGTGACTCTAAAGCGACCCGACTTGCTATTGTTCACCCATTTCCCCTCATACAGCATCCCGTCCAATGTCTTGAAGCTGCCTCGGCCATGTTTGCTAGAATTTCTAACTTTGCCGCGATACACCTCGCCGCTCGAGAAAGTGATGTTGCCCGTGCCCGTCATCTCGTGGTTCGTCGTCTCCCCTTCATAAAGGTCGCCATTCGAGAAAGGGCGGCGCGTCC encodes:
- a CDS encoding uncharacterized protein (EggNog:ENOG41); this translates as MTFLYKLPFPPDGTSWQYDCGNTLATLHTLITKVDKKTKRAFKPPLADRHSIANSLALTVLNIHCSALIHKNIWSHGILLFLQDNNGSVYPLGATTEIPDFTPIAATKKTLGGGPLRNRSLAHRLLDLRPADSRDSAETKLLKAKDVTATLTGLAKRELPKEKGERFASAVMACLGFHKERE